A window from Brucella sp. BE17 encodes these proteins:
- the purQ gene encoding phosphoribosylformylglycinamidine synthase subunit PurQ, with product MKSAVILLPGLNRDRDMIAALTKITGQPPVTVWQTDTSIPDDVDLILIPGGFSYGDYLRCGAIAARMPVMQAVREKADKGVMVMGVCNGFQILVEAGLLPGALMRNASLKFVCREVKLEVTNANTAFTRGYAQNQIIRCPVAHHDGNYFADVETLKRIEGEGQVVFRYAEGTNPNGSVNDIAGIVNQRGNVLGMMPHPENLIETAHGGIDGRALFAGALGIAA from the coding sequence ATGAAATCCGCCGTCATTCTTCTTCCCGGCCTTAATCGCGACCGCGACATGATCGCAGCGCTGACCAAGATTACCGGCCAACCGCCTGTAACCGTATGGCAGACCGACACGTCGATCCCCGACGATGTCGACCTGATCCTCATTCCGGGCGGCTTTTCCTACGGTGACTATTTGCGTTGTGGTGCGATTGCCGCACGCATGCCGGTGATGCAGGCCGTGCGCGAAAAGGCTGACAAGGGCGTCATGGTTATGGGCGTGTGCAACGGCTTCCAGATTCTGGTCGAAGCAGGCCTGCTGCCCGGCGCATTGATGCGCAACGCATCGCTTAAATTCGTCTGCCGCGAGGTCAAGCTCGAAGTCACCAATGCCAATACCGCCTTCACCCGCGGTTATGCCCAAAACCAGATCATCCGCTGCCCGGTGGCCCATCATGACGGCAATTATTTTGCAGATGTGGAAACATTAAAGCGCATCGAAGGCGAAGGCCAGGTGGTGTTTCGTTACGCCGAAGGCACCAATCCGAACGGATCGGTCAACGACATCGCCGGTATCGTCAATCAACGCGGCAATGTGCTTGGCATGATGCCGCATCCCGAAAACCTGATCGAAACCGCCCATGGCGGCATTGACGGTCGGGCGCTCTTTGCGGGCGCACTGGGGATCGCCGCCTGA
- the purS gene encoding phosphoribosylformylglycinamidine synthase subunit PurS, translating to MIKARVTVTLKNGVLDPQGKAIVGALGSLGFDGVNSARQGKVFDLELEGSDKAKAEADIKAMCEKLLANTVIEDYAIAIG from the coding sequence GTGATCAAGGCACGCGTCACCGTTACTTTGAAAAATGGCGTTCTCGACCCGCAGGGCAAGGCTATTGTCGGCGCACTCGGCAGTCTCGGTTTTGACGGCGTCAATTCCGCGCGACAGGGCAAGGTTTTTGATCTCGAACTGGAAGGTTCTGACAAGGCCAAGGCCGAAGCCGACATCAAGGCCATGTGTGAAAAGCTGCTCGCCAATACGGTGATCGAAGATTACGCAATCGCCATTGGCTAA
- the purC gene encoding phosphoribosylaminoimidazolesuccinocarboxamide synthase codes for MNRRRRIYEGKAKILYEGPEPGTLVQFFKDDATAFNAKKHEVIDGKGVLNNRISEHIFTQLNRIGIPTHFIRRLNMREQLIKEVEIIPLEVVVRNVAAGSLSKRLGIEEGTLLPRSIIEFYYKADALDDPMVTEEHITAFGWASPQEIDDIMALAIRVNDFLTGLFLGIGIQLVDFKMECGRLFEGDMMRIVVADEISPDSARLWDIASNDKLDKDRFRRDMGGLVEAYQEVARRLGIMNENDTPRPTGPKLVK; via the coding sequence ATGAACCGTCGCCGCCGTATTTACGAGGGCAAGGCCAAGATTCTTTATGAAGGCCCTGAGCCCGGCACACTTGTCCAGTTCTTCAAGGACGATGCAACAGCATTCAACGCGAAAAAGCATGAGGTGATTGACGGAAAGGGCGTTCTCAACAACCGCATTTCCGAACACATCTTCACGCAGCTGAACCGCATCGGCATCCCCACCCACTTCATCCGCCGCCTCAACATGCGTGAGCAGCTGATCAAGGAAGTGGAAATCATTCCGCTGGAAGTCGTGGTGCGCAATGTCGCCGCCGGATCGCTTTCCAAGCGTCTTGGGATCGAGGAAGGTACATTGCTGCCGCGCTCGATCATCGAATTTTATTACAAGGCCGATGCGCTTGATGACCCAATGGTCACCGAAGAACATATCACGGCTTTCGGCTGGGCCAGCCCGCAGGAAATCGACGACATCATGGCACTCGCCATTCGCGTCAACGACTTCCTCACCGGCTTGTTCCTCGGCATCGGCATCCAGCTTGTCGATTTCAAGATGGAATGCGGACGCCTGTTTGAGGGCGACATGATGCGTATTGTCGTGGCCGACGAGATTTCGCCCGATTCGGCGCGTTTGTGGGATATCGCCAGCAACGACAAGCTCGACAAGGACCGTTTCCGCCGCGATATGGGCGGATTGGTTGAGGCCTATCAGGAAGTGGCGCGCCGTCTCGGCATCATGAACGAGAACGATACGCCACGCCCAACAGGCCCGAAGCTGGTCAAGTAA
- a CDS encoding DUF1476 domain-containing protein, whose translation MTSGMDDRRNAFEKKFALDAELRFKAEARRNKLLGLWAAELLGKHDADADAYARDVVAADFEEAGDDDVFRKVRGDFDAANVNVADTVIREKMLALLEEAISQVSKD comes from the coding sequence ATGACCTCTGGCATGGATGATCGCCGCAACGCTTTTGAAAAGAAATTCGCACTGGATGCGGAATTGCGCTTCAAGGCTGAAGCCCGTCGCAACAAGCTCCTTGGTCTGTGGGCCGCGGAACTTCTTGGCAAGCACGATGCAGATGCCGACGCATATGCCCGGGACGTCGTTGCAGCCGATTTCGAGGAAGCGGGCGACGATGACGTTTTCCGTAAAGTGCGCGGTGATTTCGACGCAGCCAATGTGAATGTGGCCGACACCGTCATTCGCGAAAAGATGCTGGCTCTGCTTGAGGAAGCAATCAGTCAGGTCTCAAAGGACTGA
- a CDS encoding HpcH/HpaI aldolase/citrate lyase family protein yields the protein MSKPVLKSASLSSRLRAGETVLSAWSSLPEPLTIEILAHSAFDAVTIDMQHGGHDEASVLRSVGLVLNAGKPPVVRVPVGRFDMASRALDFGAQAVIAPMINSVEDARKFAAAMKYPPVGERSWGVFRPNADYGTPGSNDYLTGANHDTLAFAMIETRDAYDALDAILDVRGIDGVFVGPADFSIAWSNGREANPHSEAILEPVSTIARKAAAAGKIAGIYSPTPEFAKRYIPLGFQFLTLGSDRGYISLAAQTLVNAVRD from the coding sequence ATGTCGAAGCCCGTGTTAAAATCTGCGTCACTGTCTTCGCGCCTGCGTGCCGGAGAAACAGTTCTTTCGGCATGGTCGTCCCTTCCGGAGCCTCTCACGATCGAAATCTTGGCTCATAGTGCGTTTGATGCCGTGACGATCGACATGCAGCATGGTGGTCATGACGAGGCGAGTGTCCTTCGCAGTGTCGGGCTCGTGCTTAATGCCGGTAAGCCACCTGTGGTGCGTGTCCCGGTAGGACGCTTCGATATGGCGAGCCGCGCGCTGGATTTCGGCGCTCAGGCCGTGATCGCCCCGATGATCAACTCCGTCGAAGATGCGCGCAAATTTGCAGCGGCCATGAAATATCCGCCCGTTGGCGAGCGCTCATGGGGCGTATTCCGTCCCAATGCCGATTATGGCACACCGGGCTCCAACGATTATCTGACGGGCGCCAATCACGACACGTTGGCATTTGCGATGATCGAGACGCGCGACGCTTACGATGCGCTGGATGCTATTCTGGACGTGCGCGGCATTGATGGCGTGTTTGTCGGCCCCGCCGACTTTTCGATTGCATGGAGCAACGGCCGCGAAGCAAATCCGCATTCCGAGGCCATTCTCGAGCCTGTCAGCACGATTGCGCGCAAGGCTGCGGCTGCGGGTAAGATTGCCGGTATTTATTCACCCACGCCGGAATTCGCCAAGCGCTACATTCCGCTTGGCTTTCAGTTCCTGACGCTTGGAAGTGATCGTGGTTATATCAGCCTTGCCGCGCAAACCCTGGTCAATGCCGTACGCGACTGA
- a CDS encoding lipid kinase, with product MVKKTGRRALLIVNPNARNGQGFGGAMQKVLEEGSLSLSPHQPAKDETISDVIMRERDHDLVIIGGGDGSLNAAARGLAETGLPLAILPLGTANDFARTVGIPADPVEAAQQLLTYKAHEIDLGEVNGHLYFNVASIGFSAELASELSGAAKKKWGKFGYALVAARLLMRSELFTAYLEHDGLTENIRTLQVSVGNGKFYGGGMVVEQNAAIDDGKLDFYSLEVDHWWHLLRLLPSLRRGTQSQWQDVRAFPVKEVIIRTKKPRAVNTDGELTTWTPAHFKLHRRAIKVYMPGG from the coding sequence ATGGTGAAAAAAACTGGCCGCCGCGCCTTGCTGATTGTAAATCCCAACGCCCGAAACGGACAGGGTTTTGGCGGTGCGATGCAAAAAGTTCTCGAAGAGGGTAGTCTTAGCTTATCCCCGCATCAACCCGCAAAAGACGAAACGATTTCCGATGTGATCATGCGCGAACGCGATCATGATCTGGTTATCATCGGCGGTGGAGATGGATCGCTCAATGCTGCGGCCAGAGGACTTGCAGAAACGGGTCTGCCGCTCGCAATCCTGCCTCTCGGGACAGCCAATGATTTTGCCCGCACGGTTGGAATTCCTGCAGATCCGGTGGAAGCTGCACAGCAATTATTGACCTATAAGGCGCATGAAATTGATCTCGGTGAGGTCAATGGTCACCTTTATTTCAATGTTGCCAGCATCGGTTTTAGCGCGGAGCTGGCGAGCGAACTCAGCGGAGCTGCCAAGAAAAAATGGGGCAAGTTTGGTTACGCTCTCGTTGCTGCCCGCCTTCTGATGCGCTCGGAACTTTTTACCGCATATCTTGAACATGATGGTCTCACAGAGAATATCCGTACATTGCAGGTATCGGTCGGCAACGGCAAATTCTATGGCGGCGGCATGGTGGTTGAGCAGAATGCCGCGATCGATGATGGAAAACTCGATTTTTACAGTCTTGAAGTGGATCACTGGTGGCATCTGTTGCGCCTGCTGCCGAGCCTTCGCCGCGGCACGCAATCGCAATGGCAGGATGTACGTGCCTTTCCCGTAAAAGAGGTGATCATTCGCACCAAAAAACCACGAGCCGTCAACACCGATGGCGAGTTAACGACGTGGACACCGGCGCATTTCAAACTGCATCGGCGAGCGATCAAGGTTTATATGCCAGGCGGATAA
- a CDS encoding septal ring lytic transglycosylase RlpA family protein — MGSGRELKTGSGWREGVKVLREKRSSVSLITFMALAVALAGCASQTPSSQKPKAKRSKEYFAESKYGVKASPRVAHSTGKPLPRGGGRDQTGRPYKVKGRWYHPKEDKNYKAVGQASWYGEAFHGRLTANGEIYDMAHLTAAHPTMPLPSYARVTNTQTGSSVIVRVNDRGPYEYDRVIDLSQKAADMLGYRHHGTAKVKVEYVGRAPLDGQDDSYLMASYRPGDGDPMGQPATGVMLAMNGPTPTSSQSSAPIAASAPIPQDSPFAVNDAYGNVLSQPAVVPRPSPRPDLAMGQTSGDHIKGMAGYAPDQSTLRAYAQENTYGSILNEGAVSGAWKTQDSARSGEYVELGLFNSLEAIEKVERALAKTAQISRAQVQSDTGMVYELTAVSRKGDNDALLKAAWKAGVSDAFVVRAH, encoded by the coding sequence ATGGGTTCTGGGCGAGAGCTGAAGACAGGTTCGGGCTGGCGTGAAGGCGTAAAGGTTTTGCGCGAAAAACGCAGTTCCGTTTCCCTCATCACCTTCATGGCATTGGCCGTTGCACTTGCTGGCTGCGCGTCACAGACGCCTTCATCGCAAAAACCTAAAGCAAAACGTTCCAAAGAATATTTTGCGGAATCGAAATATGGCGTCAAGGCGAGCCCGCGTGTTGCCCATTCGACAGGAAAACCCTTGCCGCGCGGCGGCGGACGCGACCAGACCGGACGGCCCTACAAAGTGAAGGGCCGCTGGTACCATCCCAAGGAAGACAAAAATTACAAGGCAGTTGGACAAGCGTCCTGGTACGGCGAAGCCTTTCATGGCCGGTTGACCGCCAATGGCGAAATCTACGATATGGCGCATCTGACTGCCGCGCATCCAACCATGCCCCTGCCAAGCTATGCGCGGGTTACAAACACGCAGACCGGCAGTTCGGTAATCGTGCGGGTTAATGATCGCGGTCCTTATGAATATGACCGGGTGATCGATCTTTCGCAGAAGGCCGCAGACATGCTCGGCTATCGCCATCATGGTACGGCCAAGGTGAAGGTCGAATATGTCGGACGTGCGCCGCTCGACGGTCAAGACGATTCCTACCTGATGGCATCCTATCGTCCGGGTGATGGCGATCCAATGGGCCAGCCGGCGACCGGTGTCATGCTGGCGATGAACGGCCCGACGCCGACATCTTCGCAATCGTCAGCGCCCATAGCGGCATCGGCGCCGATCCCGCAGGATTCACCTTTTGCCGTCAATGACGCATACGGAAATGTACTGTCTCAGCCTGCAGTCGTTCCGCGGCCATCACCGCGGCCTGATCTGGCGATGGGGCAGACAAGCGGCGATCATATCAAAGGCATGGCGGGTTATGCCCCTGATCAGTCAACGCTCCGCGCCTATGCACAAGAGAACACCTATGGCAGCATCCTGAACGAAGGGGCCGTTTCCGGCGCTTGGAAGACGCAGGATAGTGCGCGCAGCGGCGAATATGTGGAACTCGGGCTTTTCAATTCACTGGAAGCCATTGAAAAAGTCGAGCGCGCTCTGGCGAAGACGGCTCAAATTAGCCGCGCGCAGGTGCAGTCCGATACAGGCATGGTCTATGAACTGACCGCTGTTTCGCGAAAAGGCGACAATGATGCTCTCTTGAAAGCAGCATGGAAAGCCGGTGTAAGCGATGCATTTGTGGTGCGTGCCCATTAA
- a CDS encoding D-alanyl-D-alanine carboxypeptidase family protein, whose amino-acid sequence MALAGGVLALSLASSNLASSQEGFTVKAPQAFLIDDHSGTVLLAKDASAPIPPASLAKLMTAEIIFEAIESGKTTLETTYPVSEHAWRTGGAPSGTSTMFARIKSSPTVSDLLQGLIVQSANDAAIILAEGLAGSEQDFVRQMNERAQVLGLKGSHFVNSTGLPAEGQKVTLEDLTDLARHIHSAHRAFYQYYSQGSFTWNNITQRNRNPLLRLDVGADGLGTGYTEASGYALVGSAERNGRRLFLALSGLASAKEREQEARKLLEWGMTAFDDLRLYGANDVVGEAQVFGGAMAYVPLKVKDEVELLLPKDGRDRLKARLIYEGPLVAPVTAESPIGALQFELGGKVLRKVPVFAAQDVSQGSLTRRAWSSMVELSTGWLRKYL is encoded by the coding sequence ATGGCGTTGGCGGGCGGTGTCTTGGCTCTCTCGCTTGCGTCGTCCAATCTCGCCTCGAGCCAGGAAGGCTTCACTGTCAAGGCACCACAGGCGTTTTTGATCGATGATCATAGTGGCACGGTGCTTCTCGCAAAAGATGCCTCTGCACCAATACCACCAGCGTCTCTTGCCAAACTGATGACGGCGGAAATCATTTTTGAGGCCATCGAAAGCGGAAAAACGACGCTTGAAACCACCTATCCGGTCAGCGAGCATGCCTGGCGCACGGGTGGTGCGCCATCCGGCACATCAACGATGTTCGCGCGTATCAAATCCTCACCGACTGTTTCTGATCTTTTGCAAGGCCTGATTGTTCAGTCGGCAAATGACGCGGCGATTATCTTGGCTGAGGGATTGGCGGGAAGTGAACAAGACTTCGTCCGTCAGATGAATGAACGTGCCCAAGTTCTTGGATTAAAAGGCTCTCATTTCGTCAATTCCACCGGTCTTCCGGCGGAAGGGCAAAAGGTCACTCTTGAAGACCTAACCGATCTTGCGCGTCATATCCATTCAGCGCATCGCGCATTTTATCAATACTATTCTCAAGGCTCTTTTACCTGGAACAATATCACACAGCGCAATCGCAATCCACTGCTGCGGCTTGACGTGGGGGCGGACGGACTGGGTACCGGCTATACCGAAGCTTCCGGCTACGCGCTGGTCGGTTCTGCCGAGCGCAACGGACGGCGATTGTTTCTGGCGTTGAGCGGTCTTGCCAGCGCCAAGGAGCGTGAGCAGGAGGCGCGAAAGCTGCTTGAATGGGGCATGACGGCATTCGATGATTTGCGCCTTTATGGGGCAAACGACGTGGTCGGCGAGGCGCAGGTGTTCGGCGGGGCTATGGCTTATGTTCCGCTCAAGGTGAAGGATGAAGTCGAACTGCTGTTGCCTAAAGATGGTCGGGACAGGCTGAAGGCACGCTTGATCTATGAGGGGCCGCTGGTGGCTCCGGTCACAGCGGAATCGCCGATTGGGGCATTGCAATTCGAGCTTGGTGGCAAGGTTTTACGAAAGGTGCCGGTCTTTGCCGCGCAAGACGTGTCGCAGGGCAGCCTTACGCGACGGGCCTGGAGCAGTATGGTCGAGCTTTCCACCGGCTGGCTCAGGAAATATCTGTAA
- the tmk gene encoding dTMP kinase: protein MSGLFITFEGGEGAGKSTQIGLLAEFLRTHDFTPRITREPGGSPGAEAVRHVILSGSAEEYGPAMEALLFAAARADHIDQLIRPSLDEGKIVLCDRFIDSSRVYQGVTGNLDASYMTALERVTVDGVMPDLTIILDITAEKGLARAGKRRGTDTVDRFEKEDVSVHEARRQAFLAIAKVEPERCKVVDADRPQDEIAGDIAALLEAELRKRGLL from the coding sequence GTGTCGGGATTGTTCATTACATTCGAGGGCGGTGAAGGGGCTGGCAAGTCGACACAGATCGGTTTGCTGGCTGAATTTCTTCGCACCCACGACTTTACTCCGCGCATCACGCGCGAACCGGGCGGCTCTCCCGGCGCGGAAGCGGTACGTCATGTCATTTTGAGCGGCAGCGCTGAAGAATATGGCCCGGCCATGGAAGCGCTTTTATTCGCCGCAGCTCGTGCTGATCATATTGACCAGCTTATTCGCCCTTCGCTGGATGAAGGAAAAATCGTTCTTTGTGATCGTTTCATCGATTCAAGTCGCGTCTACCAGGGCGTCACCGGTAATCTCGATGCCTCCTATATGACGGCACTTGAACGCGTCACGGTCGATGGCGTGATGCCTGATCTTACGATCATTCTGGACATCACAGCCGAAAAAGGACTGGCTCGCGCTGGCAAGCGACGCGGCACTGACACGGTTGACCGCTTCGAGAAGGAAGATGTTAGTGTGCATGAAGCACGCCGACAGGCTTTTTTGGCAATTGCCAAGGTGGAGCCGGAGCGCTGCAAGGTTGTTGATGCCGATAGGCCACAGGATGAGATTGCTGGAGACATAGCAGCGCTTCTCGAAGCAGAATTGCGAAAGCGGGGGCTTCTATGA
- a CDS encoding DNA polymerase III subunit delta' — MIDALDVPKTHDSIEGVAEPSANDLLTGHDDVVRFLAQAYREGRMHHALLLEGEQGIGKATLAFHLAGHMLGHGDQANAPDFFDKPDFSKPLWRQIAGGMHPAVVHISRPFDQKTGKFRTAITVEEIRRVTHFLTRTASDHAWRIVIIDPADDMNRNAANALLKTLEEPPARALFVLVSHSSGRLLPTIRSRCQSIQMRPLDNASMVQALAHAGAGIGLDSSSITAPLLDRAEGSVRKALLLLAHGGVEIADSVDALLEGQTFDLPKAQALGTAVSGREAEIQYQLFRDHLMERIAGRAHHLAEDGQLREASGWSQFWSDLGREITTAETYNLDRRQFVTGLLEKTHRAFRAGPPG; from the coding sequence ATGATCGACGCGCTCGATGTTCCCAAGACACATGATTCCATTGAAGGTGTTGCAGAGCCTTCGGCCAACGATCTTCTGACCGGGCATGATGACGTCGTGCGTTTTCTGGCGCAGGCCTATCGCGAAGGCCGCATGCATCACGCTCTTCTGCTGGAAGGTGAACAGGGTATCGGAAAGGCGACACTGGCCTTTCATCTCGCGGGTCATATGCTTGGCCACGGAGATCAGGCCAATGCGCCGGATTTTTTTGATAAGCCGGATTTTTCAAAACCCTTGTGGCGGCAAATTGCCGGTGGCATGCATCCCGCTGTGGTGCACATCAGTCGGCCATTCGACCAGAAGACGGGTAAATTCCGTACTGCCATAACGGTCGAGGAAATTCGGCGCGTTACGCATTTTCTGACCCGTACGGCATCGGATCACGCATGGCGCATTGTTATTATCGACCCCGCCGACGATATGAACCGCAATGCCGCCAATGCGCTGCTCAAGACGTTGGAAGAGCCGCCAGCGCGGGCATTATTCGTTCTTGTTTCGCATTCGTCCGGGCGACTTCTGCCGACCATTCGCTCGCGCTGCCAGAGCATCCAGATGCGTCCGTTGGACAACGCTTCCATGGTGCAAGCGCTGGCACATGCGGGTGCTGGCATCGGTCTGGATTCGTCCAGCATTACCGCCCCCTTGCTGGATCGCGCAGAAGGAAGCGTGCGCAAGGCGCTTTTGCTGCTCGCCCATGGCGGCGTCGAAATTGCCGATAGCGTCGATGCACTTTTGGAAGGGCAAACCTTCGATCTGCCCAAAGCGCAGGCGCTAGGCACGGCTGTCAGCGGGCGCGAGGCGGAAATCCAGTACCAACTCTTCCGTGATCATCTGATGGAACGCATCGCCGGCCGTGCGCACCACCTTGCAGAGGATGGGCAATTGCGCGAGGCAAGCGGGTGGTCGCAGTTCTGGAGCGATCTTGGCCGCGAAATCACCACCGCTGAAACCTATAATCTTGACCGCAGGCAGTTCGTCACAGGATTGCTTGAAAAAACCCATCGCGCATTTCGCGCCGGTCCTCCGGGGTGA